Proteins encoded by one window of Methanomicrobia archaeon:
- a CDS encoding ABC transporter ATP-binding protein yields MIHTEHLTKIYRMGDAEVYALHDVNLEIKDGEFVAIIGPSGSGKSTLLNMLGCLDTPTSGSVFIENINTATLNENELAEIRRDKIGFIFQQFNLVHTLNAVENVALPLFFSGVKREARLKRAEEMLKNVGLEHRRYHKPSELSGGQQQRVAIARALSNNPEIIIADEPTGNVDSETGKAIMDVLGGLNKEGRTIIVVTHDPEIAARAQRTKRMRDGRLLD; encoded by the coding sequence ATGATTCACACGGAACATCTCACGAAAATTTACCGAATGGGAGATGCGGAAGTTTACGCATTGCATGACGTGAACCTAGAGATAAAGGACGGCGAGTTCGTTGCGATCATCGGCCCTTCGGGCTCGGGCAAATCCACATTGCTCAATATGCTCGGCTGTCTGGACACGCCCACAAGCGGTTCCGTCTTCATCGAGAATATCAATACCGCGACGCTCAACGAAAACGAGCTTGCAGAGATACGCAGAGATAAGATTGGCTTCATATTTCAGCAATTCAACCTTGTCCATACGTTAAATGCGGTGGAAAATGTTGCGCTGCCCCTCTTCTTCTCCGGTGTGAAACGTGAGGCGCGACTGAAGAGAGCTGAGGAAATGCTAAAAAATGTCGGACTTGAGCACCGCAGGTATCATAAACCGTCGGAACTAAGTGGCGGGCAGCAGCAGCGGGTGGCTATTGCTCGCGCCCTCTCAAACAATCCTGAGATTATCATCGCCGACGAACCGACGGGAAACGTGGATAGTGAAACGGGTAAGGCAATAATGGATGTCTTAGGTGGGCTGAATAAAGAGGGACGCACGATCATCGTGGTGACACACGATCCCGAGATTGCAGCCCGTGCACAGAGAACAAAGCGGATGCGAGACGGCAGATTGCTTGATTGA